The Burkholderia cepacia ATCC 25416 genome includes a window with the following:
- a CDS encoding flavin reductase family protein: MQPKEDEMSENHAGTGAGADAQRRFRAALSMFATGVAVITAPRKEGAPIGITVASFNSVSLDPPLILFSVDRRSLSLGDLAGAGGYAVNVLDETQQHLSNCFAKANGDKWGWRAGAADDDGAVLLPDALATFECEPYAQYDGGDHVIFVGRVTRHRARSEGRPLIFFGGRYRTLDGMHAPSA, from the coding sequence ATGCAACCCAAGGAGGACGAGATGAGCGAGAACCATGCCGGAACCGGTGCGGGTGCCGACGCGCAGCGGCGCTTTCGCGCCGCGCTGTCGATGTTCGCGACGGGCGTCGCGGTGATTACCGCCCCGCGCAAGGAGGGGGCGCCGATCGGTATCACGGTCGCGTCGTTCAATTCGGTGTCGCTGGACCCGCCGCTGATCCTGTTTTCGGTCGACCGTCGGAGCCTGAGCCTCGGCGACCTGGCCGGCGCGGGCGGCTATGCGGTCAATGTGCTCGACGAGACGCAACAGCATCTGTCGAACTGCTTCGCGAAAGCGAACGGCGACAAGTGGGGCTGGCGTGCCGGCGCGGCCGATGACGACGGCGCGGTGCTGCTGCCCGACGCGCTCGCGACGTTCGAATGCGAGCCCTACGCGCAGTACGACGGCGGCGATCACGTGATCTTCGTCGGCCGCGTGACGCGGCACCGCGCGCGCTCGGAAGGGCGCCCGCTGATCTTCTTCGGCGGCCGCTATCGCACGCTCGACGGCATGCACGCGCCGTCTGCCTGA